Below is a window of Staphylococcus succinus DNA.
AAGAACGTAGAGATGAAAGCAAAGAAACAATCGCATTTTTATCTGAATTTCAGCATATAGAATAAAAAAAGGTAAGCAAGGGGAAATAGCCTTGCTTACCTTTTTTATTTACGACATCTGATATATATTATGCATACGTTGTTCATTTGATTTGAAATCTGTATTTTGATAATACATATTTTTAACTAACACATTAGGGCCTAAGCAGCTAAATTCTGAACAGTGACAATTTAAAGACTGAGCTAATGGAGAACTTAACCATTGACTGAATACATCTGGCAATTTGTCATTTTTTATATTTGAAATTGTACCATTTTCATCTCCAAAGTCAGTGACAATAACATTTCCAGTAAAGACATTTACATTAAGCCTATTTCGACCATCTGGATCATTTCGCATCGAAACATTATTTGTACTTCTTAATCGTTGTAATAAGGCTTGATCATTTTCATCATTGATACAAGGATATATAGGAAGGGTACCGAAGAGCATCCACGTGTTCGGGTCTCGGAAGTCTAGTAAATGATGAATTGCTTCTTTCATTTCTTTAAGTGACAATACTTCTAATTGACTTGCAAAATCTGCAGGATACATTGGATGGATTTCATGTCTTTGACAATTCATATCATTGACGATTTCTTGATGTATTTTCTTAAGATATGGGACTGTACTTTGATTAAGCATAGTTTCTGCTGAGACAAACATTCCTTGTTCTGAAAGCGTTCTAGAATTTGTAATCATTTGATCATATAATTTTAATTTTGCTTTTAAAGGTGGCTGTTTTTCCATAGCACCAAAGCCAACATCGGTAAATGATTCGATTGTTCCCCAATTATGAGATATATGCATGACATCAATATATTCAGCGATATCTAAATATCTATCTAATGGTAACGTTAGATTAGAATTCATTTGCACATAAATACCACGATCATAGGCATATTTTAGAAGTGGTTTCACTACATTTTTAATAGATTTTTTAGAAAACATAGGTTCTCCACCAGTAATAGACATCGTAGTAAGGTGAGGAATTTCATCCAAACGTCGATAAATGAGATCCATTGGTAGCGGATCGGGATCGGCAGTTTGAAGCGTATAACCTACTGCACAATGACTACAACGCATATTACATAAGTTTGTAGTAGTGAATTCAATATTGCTTAATGTCAAACCATTATGTGATTGCATATCATTGTAAGCTTCCCACGGGTCATTAGTCATAGAGATAGGTTTTTTTATATTTGAAGTGTACGTTTTTAACATTATTTAAAACTTCCTTTTTATTAGCTTTTACCATTCTAATATTTTTTTCAATAATTTAATATAGTAAATGATGCATTCACATAAAAATTTTAACGAGATTTATTTGAAATAACAGTTGTTTTATAGTTTTCAAAATAAAATAATGACAGTATGTGTGTTATTCTAAAAGGCACAACATATTCTTTTCGACTATAAATATTATTAAGACTTTACCAAATTTTGTCAAATCCATGTTAGGATAATGTTATCTTATAAAAAGGAGTTTCTTTTAAAAATGAATGAAAACCAAACGATTGATCAAATCAAAGAAAGATTAGAAAAATTTATCGATGATATCGAC
It encodes the following:
- the yfkAB gene encoding radical SAM/CxCxxxxC motif protein YfkAB, translated to MLKTYTSNIKKPISMTNDPWEAYNDMQSHNGLTLSNIEFTTTNLCNMRCSHCAVGYTLQTADPDPLPMDLIYRRLDEIPHLTTMSITGGEPMFSKKSIKNVVKPLLKYAYDRGIYVQMNSNLTLPLDRYLDIAEYIDVMHISHNWGTIESFTDVGFGAMEKQPPLKAKLKLYDQMITNSRTLSEQGMFVSAETMLNQSTVPYLKKIHQEIVNDMNCQRHEIHPMYPADFASQLEVLSLKEMKEAIHHLLDFRDPNTWMLFGTLPIYPCINDENDQALLQRLRSTNNVSMRNDPDGRNRLNVNVFTGNVIVTDFGDENGTISNIKNDKLPDVFSQWLSSPLAQSLNCHCSEFSCLGPNVLVKNMYYQNTDFKSNEQRMHNIYQMS